In the genome of Rhodoplanes sp. Z2-YC6860, one region contains:
- a CDS encoding methyltransferase family protein, whose amino-acid sequence MFLASVLAHLNNRFDFMRLLHFADVVGRVGLCGFYTLIIASKVGVIQRLLSQDVLSAKDIATAGAEVSVIAFSAAIFVAVIARLPPIRSVDGVEPYVTAIVGTFLIGVIAFLPPPMTLPMLMIALAITLVILGTVLSTCVVFWLGRSMSIVPEARRLVTAGPYSIVRHPLYVAEEIAVVGTILQHLSIWSVLLGVVHWCIQLRRMTNEERILSATFPDYAEYAKRVPRLIAWR is encoded by the coding sequence ATGTTTCTCGCGTCTGTATTGGCCCACCTCAACAATCGGTTTGATTTCATGAGATTATTGCACTTCGCCGATGTGGTTGGGCGGGTGGGGCTTTGTGGGTTTTACACATTGATCATCGCCAGCAAGGTAGGCGTGATACAGAGGTTGCTTTCACAAGATGTACTGTCCGCGAAAGACATCGCCACAGCGGGAGCAGAAGTATCGGTCATAGCGTTTTCCGCGGCGATCTTTGTTGCGGTTATCGCGCGACTTCCGCCAATTCGATCGGTCGACGGTGTCGAGCCCTATGTCACGGCGATCGTCGGAACCTTCTTGATAGGCGTCATCGCCTTCCTTCCGCCGCCGATGACCCTGCCAATGTTGATGATCGCGCTCGCTATCACGCTCGTGATACTGGGCACAGTGCTGTCAACGTGTGTGGTATTTTGGCTCGGACGGTCGATGAGTATCGTACCTGAGGCTCGGCGACTGGTGACAGCCGGCCCGTATTCGATTGTCCGCCATCCGCTCTACGTCGCGGAGGAAATCGCCGTCGTCGGAACGATCCTGCAACATCTTTCAATATGGTCCGTGCTACTCGGCGTCGTGCATTGGTGCATTCAGCTACGCCGCATGACGAACGAAGAACGAATTTTGTCCGCGACATTCCCTGACTATGCTGAATATGCCAAGCGCGTGCCACGGCTCATCGCGTGGCGGTAA
- a CDS encoding DUF7305 domain-containing protein, with the protein MRNLLRSHEGSVSFAAVVALVPLIGVMSLGTEAAIWYVTKQQAQAAADAAAYSGGLKLACTLAGSSCTDAQSIDYRGKQFAAQNAFCNAGDSSYPGARCTSVTGVTRTVAISSTTDSVTATVGQQQPAYLSSVLGFSTINIGATATAQVIVLANPCALSLSSPIAFQGSATISAPNCGLASNSTASNSVDFKGNALDLSNVKTVSGAGGCQQTGGSPCSKAITYAPPAPNPLSGLDAAISSLVKADFTGGNRTGNSIGSCTAFMPYGSGSSACYNTLTNWGSMALTSGVYFITGDVKISGSVTITGTNVTLIFMPPKFINNGDKGATLTITGNPTIQLTAPSTVTASQVPTKLATTSVLSLMSKLLIYDPETTTGNQTVSFSGSSATYFSGITYAPNASVTYQGSTQSSACTELIAKGITLSGNSNFDNSGCPSSVKIASQIVKLVQ; encoded by the coding sequence ATGCGAAACTTGCTTCGCTCCCATGAAGGTTCGGTCTCGTTCGCAGCGGTCGTTGCCTTGGTGCCGCTGATCGGAGTGATGTCACTCGGGACGGAGGCGGCAATCTGGTACGTCACCAAGCAGCAAGCACAGGCTGCCGCCGATGCGGCAGCTTATTCGGGAGGCCTGAAGCTGGCGTGCACTCTTGCCGGATCTTCGTGTACGGATGCGCAATCGATCGACTACCGGGGCAAGCAGTTTGCGGCACAGAATGCGTTCTGCAACGCCGGCGACAGTTCGTATCCCGGGGCCCGATGCACCAGCGTCACCGGAGTGACCCGGACCGTCGCGATCTCGTCCACGACGGATTCCGTGACGGCAACAGTCGGCCAGCAGCAGCCGGCGTACCTCTCATCAGTTCTTGGCTTTTCCACCATCAATATTGGGGCGACAGCCACCGCCCAGGTGATTGTTTTGGCGAATCCTTGTGCGTTGAGCCTGAGTAGCCCTATCGCCTTCCAGGGAAGCGCAACTATCAGCGCGCCGAATTGCGGGCTCGCTTCGAACAGCACGGCGTCCAATTCCGTCGATTTTAAGGGCAATGCCCTCGACCTCAGCAACGTTAAGACAGTTTCGGGGGCGGGCGGTTGTCAGCAAACGGGCGGCAGCCCGTGCAGTAAGGCTATTACTTACGCACCACCGGCGCCCAATCCGCTGAGCGGGTTGGATGCGGCAATCTCATCGTTGGTGAAAGCGGACTTCACCGGTGGGAACAGAACCGGTAACAGCATTGGCTCATGCACTGCGTTCATGCCATACGGGTCCGGCAGCAGTGCCTGTTACAACACTCTTACCAATTGGGGGAGTATGGCGCTGACAAGTGGCGTCTACTTCATTACCGGTGATGTCAAGATCAGTGGCAGCGTCACTATCACAGGGACAAACGTCACGTTGATCTTTATGCCTCCAAAATTCATAAACAACGGAGACAAGGGAGCAACTCTGACGATTACAGGTAACCCAACGATCCAGCTGACCGCGCCATCAACCGTAACAGCTTCGCAAGTCCCAACGAAGCTGGCGACGACGTCGGTTCTCAGCTTGATGAGCAAGCTGCTCATATACGATCCGGAGACGACCACCGGGAATCAGACCGTTAGTTTTTCTGGGAGCTCCGCGACCTACTTCAGCGGCATCACATACGCGCCGAACGCCAGTGTGACGTATCAAGGCAGCACCCAGAGCTCAGCATGCACCGAGCTCATAGCCAAGGGCATCACGTTGTCGGGTAACTCCAACTTCGACAATTCCGGATGTCCATCGAGCGTCAAGATCGCGAGTCAAATCGTCAAGTTGGTGCAATGA
- a CDS encoding type II and III secretion system protein family protein, whose protein sequence is MSGGCVSGARGATLFASGMSVLGGLLALAHFADPAMAADRSVSSGGVFVSEISDVQRVKVTLNKSRTFRVDTAFSTIVAGSPEIIDVKSLSDRLIYIQGKATGTTNVILFDSSMKQIGILDVEVAIDTANLQQNIRASTGTQGVRVSASEGQVVLSGTAADAVAAERALAIATGTVPKGGIVVNAMSVAAPQQVMLEVRFLEVFRKAGRDLGVNLYGANAGGTNVGQTGLGDVVSAGRTPIGNGNGTLPLLDTAATLASGATPYGSLLTSVLKLNNGTTLQSLITALETKGVIRRLAEPNLMALSGDAARFLAGGEFPVPVPTSSTAGFPTISIEYKKFGVELAFVPTVLSRGAINLRVEPSVSELDFTNAVTISGTRVPALTRRDARTTVELRDGQSFAIAGLLQTRNRQDVSQVPWIGSVPVLGTLFRSSSYQQEETDLVIIVTPRLVAPVVPGQQIASPLDSRLPANDVDFFLNGQMEVRKRYNDYVNSGGEVKGPYGHIIAPQINAPVPPAAATVNVKLK, encoded by the coding sequence ATGAGTGGCGGTTGCGTTTCGGGCGCGCGGGGAGCGACGCTCTTTGCATCGGGCATGTCAGTTTTGGGCGGGTTGCTTGCCTTGGCCCATTTTGCTGACCCGGCGATGGCGGCAGATCGATCAGTTTCTTCCGGCGGCGTCTTCGTCAGCGAAATAAGCGACGTCCAGCGGGTCAAGGTGACCCTCAACAAGTCGCGCACCTTTAGAGTCGACACGGCTTTTTCGACGATCGTTGCGGGCTCGCCTGAAATCATCGACGTGAAGTCGCTGAGCGATCGCCTGATCTACATCCAGGGAAAGGCGACCGGCACAACCAACGTTATTCTGTTCGATTCCTCGATGAAGCAGATCGGAATCCTCGATGTCGAGGTTGCGATCGATACAGCCAATCTCCAGCAGAATATTCGGGCAAGCACTGGCACCCAGGGCGTTCGCGTCTCGGCGTCCGAAGGGCAGGTCGTGCTGAGCGGGACAGCGGCCGACGCCGTCGCCGCCGAACGGGCTCTGGCGATTGCTACCGGCACCGTTCCCAAGGGGGGCATCGTCGTGAACGCCATGAGCGTCGCGGCACCGCAGCAGGTGATGCTCGAGGTCCGGTTTTTGGAGGTCTTTCGAAAGGCCGGACGCGACCTTGGTGTCAACCTCTATGGTGCCAACGCCGGTGGCACGAACGTTGGACAAACCGGACTTGGGGATGTCGTCTCAGCTGGCCGAACTCCAATCGGTAACGGCAACGGCACCCTTCCGTTATTGGATACTGCTGCGACGCTTGCCAGCGGAGCGACTCCATACGGCAGTCTTCTGACGAGCGTGCTGAAGCTGAATAATGGCACGACCCTGCAAAGTCTGATCACGGCGCTTGAGACGAAAGGCGTGATACGCCGTCTTGCTGAGCCGAATTTGATGGCTCTGTCTGGCGACGCTGCTCGCTTCCTTGCCGGCGGCGAGTTTCCAGTCCCGGTACCGACCAGCTCCACAGCAGGCTTTCCAACGATATCGATCGAGTACAAGAAATTCGGCGTTGAATTGGCTTTCGTTCCCACCGTTCTCTCGCGCGGTGCGATCAACCTTCGGGTTGAGCCGTCGGTCAGCGAGCTTGATTTTACCAATGCCGTCACGATTTCGGGAACGCGAGTGCCAGCTCTGACCCGCCGCGACGCGCGGACCACGGTCGAACTGCGCGACGGCCAGAGTTTTGCCATCGCCGGTCTGCTGCAGACCCGCAATCGCCAGGATGTCTCGCAAGTGCCTTGGATCGGCTCGGTGCCGGTGCTCGGTACGCTGTTCCGCAGCTCCTCATACCAGCAGGAGGAAACCGACCTCGTCATCATCGTAACGCCGCGCCTGGTCGCACCGGTGGTGCCCGGTCAGCAGATTGCGTCGCCGCTCGATTCGCGTTTGCCGGCCAATGACGTCGACTTCTTCCTCAATGGCCAGATGGAAGTCCGCAAGCGCTACAACGACTATGTCAATTCGGGCGGCGAGGTGAAAGGTCCGTACGGCCACATCATCGCTCCGCAAATTAACGCGCCCGTACCACCGGCTGCGGCGACGGTGAACGTAAAATTGAAGTGA
- a CDS encoding tetratricopeptide repeat protein, which translates to MMRRLILVLACCFVGTALAGCDATLREAAIVAPADAPPPDPVQEPTDVKYYPSDEPVRMGLEHFNRGHYGIAQRYFKDAVEKSPRDLTAWMGLAASYDRLRRFDLADQAYAQAAKLGGVTVQLLNDQGYSYMLRGNLTAARRKFERAYSMDPGNPVVANNLELLNGSRRFIERPPNNQP; encoded by the coding sequence ATGATGCGGCGTCTGATTTTAGTGCTTGCCTGCTGCTTTGTGGGGACCGCTCTTGCGGGCTGTGATGCCACGCTGCGGGAGGCTGCAATCGTGGCTCCGGCCGACGCGCCGCCTCCAGACCCCGTGCAGGAGCCGACGGACGTCAAATACTATCCTTCCGACGAACCAGTGCGGATGGGCCTGGAGCATTTCAATCGCGGCCACTACGGCATCGCCCAACGTTACTTCAAAGATGCGGTCGAAAAATCACCGAGGGACCTGACGGCCTGGATGGGGCTCGCCGCGAGCTATGACCGGCTGCGCCGGTTCGATCTTGCGGACCAAGCCTATGCCCAGGCGGCCAAACTTGGTGGTGTGACCGTCCAACTCCTGAACGATCAGGGGTATTCGTACATGCTGCGCGGTAATCTGACCGCGGCGCGCCGAAAGTTCGAGAGGGCCTATTCGATGGACCCGGGCAATCCGGTGGTCGCCAATAACCTCGAGCTTCTCAACGGAAGCCGCAGGTTTATCGAGCGGCCGCCGAACAACCAGCCTTAA
- a CDS encoding TadE family protein: protein MRKLDQRGMAAWEFCIVGGVFFTLIFAIFDLALYAITMQSLRALANAGSRATMINACYMDAAIGKKTPTCSGDPLSDTAKRTVAPFLFSGSLTPTLSITGAGPYTITASQPGYIALLPIWGTALNAPSASTKLPFPG, encoded by the coding sequence ATGAGGAAACTCGACCAGCGCGGTATGGCTGCGTGGGAGTTTTGCATTGTTGGCGGCGTGTTTTTCACGCTGATCTTTGCAATCTTTGATCTGGCGCTTTATGCGATTACCATGCAGTCACTACGGGCGCTCGCGAATGCGGGTTCTCGCGCGACTATGATCAATGCTTGCTACATGGATGCCGCAATCGGCAAGAAGACGCCCACTTGCAGTGGGGACCCGCTATCCGACACAGCCAAGCGGACTGTCGCGCCGTTCCTTTTCAGCGGCAGTCTTACTCCGACGCTGAGCATCACGGGAGCCGGCCCGTATACAATTACGGCGTCTCAGCCGGGCTATATCGCGCTCTTGCCGATATGGGGCACGGCATTGAATGCGCCGAGCGCGTCAACCAAACTTCCATTTCCGGGGTGA
- a CDS encoding helix-turn-helix domain-containing protein yields MSILKVSIRQIKAARALLGWSQDQLASNASVSVPTVKRLEAADGVLGGRPDTAQKLQEALEKAGIQFIEENGGGVGVRLRKKAKSK; encoded by the coding sequence ATGTCAATACTAAAAGTATCAATTCGGCAAATTAAGGCTGCGCGCGCGTTGTTAGGCTGGTCGCAAGATCAGTTGGCCAGCAATGCAAGCGTCTCAGTCCCAACGGTCAAAAGGTTGGAAGCTGCAGACGGAGTACTGGGGGGCAGACCCGACACTGCGCAGAAGCTACAAGAAGCGCTTGAGAAGGCCGGCATCCAATTCATCGAAGAAAACGGTGGTGGAGTTGGCGTACGATTGAGAAAAAAGGCTAAGTCGAAATAG
- a CDS encoding YqaJ viral recombinase family nuclease, which translates to MWRLGIDTISINLRGIMHSRYRKPEIRNRRGFLGSSDAQTLMGNDEHSLIRLWRQKRGEGDPEDLSGDLIVQLEEATKELNRSWYERNTGRRVRDVRCHVRHGLISWMGATLDGVVEGIEAVFESKFMPPWSFSEEAAVEKYMPQLQHNMWVTNLRSSVLSIITGDGRWVEVTVPIDPLYLSLLVAAEKKFWRCVRSGERPYLVNSEPPRPRIAAVRIVDMSPSEAWAEAAALFRGTRQAYLDHERSKQELEALFPQGVHQAIGHGVRGCRSESGALTFDVVNRHAATGGLLEDREIPLAPVK; encoded by the coding sequence ATGTGGCGACTCGGTATCGATACTATTAGTATCAATTTGAGAGGGATTATGCATTCTCGCTATCGGAAGCCTGAAATACGAAACAGGCGCGGATTTCTCGGCAGCTCGGACGCTCAGACTCTGATGGGTAATGACGAACACTCTCTCATTCGGTTGTGGCGCCAGAAGCGCGGGGAGGGCGATCCGGAAGACCTATCCGGCGATCTCATCGTGCAGCTAGAAGAAGCGACCAAGGAGCTCAACCGCTCTTGGTACGAACGCAACACCGGACGCCGGGTGCGCGATGTGCGGTGCCACGTCCGCCATGGCCTGATCTCCTGGATGGGAGCCACGCTGGACGGCGTGGTTGAGGGGATCGAGGCCGTGTTTGAATCAAAGTTCATGCCGCCTTGGTCCTTTTCCGAGGAAGCCGCGGTTGAGAAGTATATGCCGCAGCTGCAGCACAACATGTGGGTCACCAACCTACGTTCCTCAGTGCTGTCGATTATTACCGGTGACGGAAGGTGGGTCGAGGTCACCGTGCCGATTGATCCCCTGTATTTGAGTCTGCTGGTTGCGGCTGAGAAGAAGTTCTGGCGCTGCGTGCGTTCAGGAGAGCGACCATACCTGGTCAACTCGGAGCCGCCGCGGCCTCGGATTGCGGCAGTGCGGATTGTTGACATGTCTCCATCGGAGGCCTGGGCGGAGGCGGCGGCATTGTTCCGCGGAACGCGACAAGCATACCTGGACCACGAGCGGTCAAAGCAGGAGCTTGAGGCGCTCTTCCCGCAAGGCGTCCATCAAGCGATTGGGCACGGCGTTCGCGGATGCCGATCGGAATCGGGTGCGCTGACGTTCGATGTTGTTAACCGGCATGCCGCCACCGGAGGCCTCCTCGAAGATCGGGAGATTCCGCTTGCTCCGGTCAAGTGA
- a CDS encoding type II secretion system F family protein has protein sequence MTAGFGMAVMAIAAAALTLVLIIREIHLRTLNTRVSNAVLGIPDRSTRSHDLIGLFSSVGTRYRRFYADENLDDLKAVLQSAGFNHHRTLPIWIGVKTVSMFLLPAMAFAFAQFSGMAALPVLIFTLSGVVVGIMGPRLALVFFRRRFDAAIRLGTPDTIDLLVVCSEAGMGLETALQRVAGEMGQANPAIARVLQSLLDDLRVLPNRAAAFEKLGSTSEGLRRFGTMISQSLQYGTPLSQALRTIASDLRRERMTKLEERAHKLGAKLIIPMAMFLLPAMFVILGGGPFLNLIRSFKQLG, from the coding sequence ATGACCGCGGGTTTCGGTATGGCGGTCATGGCGATCGCGGCTGCGGCTCTGACCCTTGTTTTGATCATCCGCGAAATCCACCTTCGTACGCTCAACACGCGGGTTTCAAACGCCGTGCTGGGCATTCCTGACCGCTCGACACGATCCCATGATCTGATCGGCTTGTTCTCGTCGGTCGGCACGCGGTATCGGCGCTTCTACGCCGACGAAAATCTGGATGATCTGAAAGCCGTTCTTCAATCGGCAGGTTTCAATCATCATCGGACGTTGCCGATCTGGATTGGCGTCAAGACTGTTAGCATGTTTCTGCTGCCGGCCATGGCGTTTGCCTTTGCCCAGTTTTCGGGGATGGCGGCGCTCCCAGTGCTGATTTTCACGCTTTCTGGTGTTGTAGTCGGAATCATGGGCCCACGGCTGGCACTGGTGTTCTTCCGGCGGCGTTTTGACGCTGCCATCCGACTTGGAACACCGGATACCATCGACTTGCTGGTCGTGTGCAGCGAAGCGGGAATGGGCCTAGAGACCGCGCTGCAACGGGTGGCCGGCGAGATGGGCCAGGCCAATCCAGCCATCGCCCGGGTGTTGCAAAGTCTTCTTGATGATCTCCGGGTGTTGCCAAATCGTGCCGCCGCATTCGAGAAGCTGGGATCCACGTCGGAAGGACTTCGCCGCTTCGGCACTATGATCAGCCAAAGCCTGCAGTACGGGACGCCGCTAAGTCAGGCTCTCCGCACCATCGCCTCCGATCTCCGGCGAGAACGCATGACCAAGTTGGAAGAAAGGGCTCACAAGCTCGGCGCCAAGTTGATCATCCCGATGGCGATGTTCCTGCTGCCGGCCATGTTCGTCATTCTGGGGGGCGGTCCGTTTCTGAATCTCATTCGCTCGTTCAAGCAGCTTGGATGA
- a CDS encoding sterol desaturase family protein: MDFFGLTTILLACLIFVPLERLCALRPNQRIFRHGWHTDIVYLLLNGSLIKLGLLGIVFVVAFIAAHAVPVPFREWVGGQPYWLQLAEAVILADIGFYWTHRMFHAVPWLWRFHAIHHSIEELDWLAAWRVHPVDQILTKGVSLIPVLALGFSDVTIGLYRLLYQWQSVFIHANVRIGLGPMRWLFASPEFHHWHHSADLEARDKNFAGQLSFLDALFGSLHMPRGKMPTSYGTDQPLPKHYFPQLFYPFRSIPYRTPDSTEEQPNFNGSNESSRPLSKQSAAM; encoded by the coding sequence ATGGACTTCTTCGGTTTAACGACGATCTTGCTTGCGTGTCTTATTTTTGTGCCGCTCGAGCGGTTGTGCGCATTGCGTCCGAATCAGAGGATTTTCCGCCATGGCTGGCACACCGACATCGTCTACCTTTTGCTGAATGGGTCGCTCATCAAGCTCGGCTTGTTGGGGATCGTTTTTGTTGTCGCTTTCATCGCCGCCCACGCCGTGCCGGTTCCATTCCGCGAATGGGTTGGCGGTCAGCCGTATTGGTTACAACTCGCAGAGGCCGTCATTCTCGCGGACATCGGCTTCTATTGGACTCATCGAATGTTCCACGCGGTTCCCTGGCTGTGGCGCTTTCATGCGATCCATCACAGCATCGAAGAGCTTGACTGGCTAGCCGCATGGCGCGTCCATCCAGTGGACCAAATTCTGACAAAGGGGGTCTCACTCATTCCGGTTCTGGCGCTTGGCTTTTCCGATGTCACAATCGGCTTGTATAGACTTCTCTATCAGTGGCAGTCGGTTTTCATTCATGCGAACGTCCGCATTGGGCTTGGTCCGATGCGATGGCTATTCGCTTCGCCTGAGTTCCACCATTGGCATCACAGCGCTGACCTTGAGGCGAGGGATAAGAACTTCGCCGGCCAACTCTCTTTCCTCGATGCGTTGTTTGGAAGCTTACATATGCCGCGAGGAAAAATGCCGACGAGCTATGGTACCGACCAGCCGCTTCCTAAACACTATTTTCCTCAACTGTTTTACCCGTTCAGATCGATCCCCTACCGAACGCCGGATAGTACTGAAGAACAGCCAAACTTTAATGGTTCAAACGAGAGTTCCCGCCCATTGTCAAAGCAATCTGCTGCGATGTGA